One genomic segment of Musa acuminata AAA Group cultivar baxijiao chromosome BXJ3-3, Cavendish_Baxijiao_AAA, whole genome shotgun sequence includes these proteins:
- the LOC135632352 gene encoding early nodulin-like protein 3: protein MEISKSWLSSLVFVGVLLGLVTSSGAYVFYVGGRDGWVSNPSESYDNWAGRNRFQVNDTLVFRYKNGTDSVLVVTKQDYDACNVSNPIQKLEGGDSMFNLDRSGPFFFISGVPDNCRKGQKLVVVVLAVRNGGKPSPSPPSPPPAAVSPSPLAPSEPPTSSPASSPPLPPSPSSSAPPSPSPSAPSPASISQSPSPSPARSPSPSSFTLTPATAPTPTAEPPNSGSPASAPSPASISQSPSPSPARSPSPSSSTLTPATAPTPTAEPPNSGSPPPPPSSPSGTPSGPESSPSQSVSPPSPSSSSIVSASSITLGLIAMILGGAFLH, encoded by the exons ATGGAGATCTCTAAAAGTTGGCTCAGTTCTCTTGTCTTTGTAGGGGTTTTGCTGGGGTTGGTGACTTCTTCCGGGGCTTATGTTTTCTACGTCGGCGGGAGAGATGGTTGGGTGTCGAATCCTTCGGAGAGCTACGACAACTGGGCTGGGAGGAACAGGTTCCAGGTTAATGACACACTCG TGTTTAGATACAAAAACGGGACGGACTCTGTTTTGGTGGTGACGAAGCAGGACTACGACGCATGCAACGTGAGTAATCCGATCCAGAAGTTGGAGGGAGGCGATTCGATGTTCAATCTCGACCGGTCGGGACCGTTCTTCTTCATCAGCGGCGTCCCGGACAACTGCCGGAAGGGCCAgaagctggtggtggtggtgttggctGTTAGGAACGGGGGGAAACCAAGCCCATCGCCGCCGTCCCCTCCACCGGCTGCTGTCTCACCGTCACCATTAGCTCCCTCCGAGCCCCCCACGTCTTCTCCTGCCTCGTCTCCTCCTCTTCCGCCATCTCCTTCTTCCTCTGCTccgccttctccttctccctctgCCCCATCTCCGGCATCAATCTCCCAGTCTCCTTCTCCATCACCTGCTCGTTCACCATCCCCTTCTTCTTTCACTTTAACTCCAGCCACCGCTCCTACTCCAACAGCAGAGCCGCCCAATTCAGGTTCTCCTGCCTCTGCCCCATCTCCGGCATCCATCTCCCAGTCTCCTTCTCCATCACCTGCTCGTTCACCATCCCCTTCTTCTTCCACTTTAACTCCAGCCACCGCTCCTACTCCAACAGCAGAGCCACCCAATTcaggttctcctcctcctccccccagCTCCCCTAGTGGAACCCCATCTGGTCCAGAGTCATCTCCGTCGCAATCTGTGTCTCCTCCaagcccctcctcctcctctatcgTGAGTGCATCAAGTATCACCCTTGGACTGATTGCCATGATCCTTGGCGGTGCCTTTCTCCACTAA